The DNA region ATGACATCAACAAAGTTTTGTGCATCAACCAAACACTTTTAGCCTGCCACGATCCGCGCCAAATCTATCATTCAGAACAGTTAAATCAGCTCTATGGCGTCGATGCGCACATGGTTTGCCACCATCATTAAGGATTGATATGGAAATTTTTCAATACACATTTATGCTCAAAGCCTTTTTAGCAGGCACCTTAATCGCCGCCATCGCCTCTTCTCTTGGCATGTTCGTGGTCGTCAAACGCTTTTCAATGCTCTCAGACGCACTTGCGCATATTTCGCTCCTCGGCGTGGCGATTGGCTTTCTCACCTCCATTGCACCCAATTACAGCTCCATCGCATTTACCCTTTTAGCGTCATGGGTGATTGAGTATTTAAGACAAAACAATAAACTCTACTCAGACTCAATCCTTTCTATCTTTTTATCGGGATCTTTAGCGCTTGCCATCATCATCGTATCGGCTTCTGCGTCGTTTAATACCTCTTTGTTTGACTACCTTTTTGGCTCAATCGTTGCGATTGATGACACGGATATTATGATTATTGTGCTTTTAGGATTGATCTGTACCGTGACGTTGTATGCCAATTTCCAACGGTTTTTATACATCGCATTTGATGAAGAGAGTGCGAAAGCTTCAGGCATTAACACCAAACTCTTAAACTACCTGCTCATTTCCTTGGTTTCGGTAGTCATCAGTGTTTCGATTAAAATCGTAGGAGCTCTTTTGATTGGCGCGATGATGATTATACCTGCCATCATTGCCATGCAGTTTAGTCAAAATTTTAAAAACTCGGTGCTTTATGCAGTTATCATATCGATTGTCTCCGTCATTTTGGGTCTGTTTATCTCCTACTATGCGTCCTTGCCTAGTGGCGCGACCATTGTTGTTTTGCTCTTGTTCTTTTTTATGATTTCGCTTGTATTCAAGAGGAAACAGTATTAATTTTTTTAGAGTGACTCTTTTATATGCAACTCAGTTGCATAATGTTATGCTTTCAGTATTAAAACGAAGGAGTCACCTATGTTAAAAAAATTTGCATTAGCAGCAGCCCTCAGTTCGGTCATGTTTGCAGATGTATCGGTCACCACAACCATATTTCCACTCTATGACGTTGTCAAAACGATTGGAGGCGATAAGGTCAAACTTACTAATTTGGTTCCTTTTGGCGTTGAAGCGCATGAATTTGAGCCTAAAGCCAAAGATATCGCAGCCCTTTCAAAGAGCGATTTTTTCATCATCAGCAGTCCCGTGTTTGAAACATGGAGTACCAAAGTTATCAGCTCGTTAAAAATTCAAGATAAAACGATTGATATGAGCCAAAAAGTCAAACTTATTGAGCTGAAGCATTCTGAGCATGAGCATGCTCATAAAGAAAGTTACGATCCACACTACTGGTTGAGCATCGATAATTACATGAATGTTGCCAAAGAAGTAGCAACCCTGCTGAGCACCAAAGACCCTGAAAATGCCAAATTGTATGAAGCCAATTTAGCGACGTATCTTGCAAAGCTGGAAGCATTAAAAACGGATTATGAAGTGCTTAAAAGTTGCAAAAACAAAAAAGTCATTGTCAACCACGACGCTTTTGAGTATTTAGCACATGAGTATGGCATAACCCAATACTCCATCACAGGCATGACACCAGAAACCAAACCGTCTCCCAAACAGATTGCACAGTTAATTGATTTGACCAAAAAAGAGAAGATTACCACCGTCTTTTTTGAAGAATTTGCCAGCGACAAGGTCGCAAAATCTATTGCTAAAGAGGCCAATGTTAAAACAGATGCACTCAGGCCTGTTGAAAATATCACCGTGGCGGAGAGTAAAAAAGGGATTGGCTATATTGACATCATGAAAGAGAACCTCATCAAATTACACGATGCCATGGATTGCCAATAATTTTGTTCTAAACGTTCAAATCATATGTTAGAAAATCTTTACATGTAAAGTCATTTTGGCTTTACATGTAAAACTTCAAAAGTATTTTATTTCAAGGCATTGATTATAATATCTAATAAGTTATCTATATCTTTTCTATACTCAAGAGCAAGATGAACCCCTTGTTGAATACCTTGAGCTCTATTATAAAATTTTAACCACCATGATTTTTTAGGATATGTTTCTAGTTCATTTTTACTTTGTTCAATATTCTCTATTGCTTTTTTCGAATTAACATCTTGTTCTAGCTGTTCTATTCTTTTTTGCAATTCATCTAATTTCTTAAATAAATCTTCTTTTTCAAAGTCTGTAAATTTTTCTGTTTCACTCGTGAATTTTTTATTCAGTTTTTCTTCAAAATCATCTATATATGAAACAGTGTCCACATCAAAGTCAACTATACTTTTTAAATCAATATCTAAATTAAATAACCAATTTCTAATTTTTTTGATACATTCATCAATATTTTCATGAGTAAATATTTCTTCATTTTTATGATTACCTGGTTTTTGTCTCGTTTGTATAACGGTTTCTATTTTTTTATTTTCTAATGATAATCCTAAAGCAAAAAAATTACCAACAACATTTTCTTCAATACTAAAAGAATATTGCTTTGAAGCTCTATATTCTATGTAAGCTAATATTTTACCTTCATTTGGAAACTCAAATTTGAAGTCATCTTTTGAAAATTGGTTAGAATTCGCAATCGTATCTTGAATTTCTTTAATTATCGAATTTTTCAATATGGCCATTAAACTCTCCCAACAAAATTTAATTCACTTTAGATACTTCAGTATTGTAACAAAAAATAGATTTATATTATGAAAGAAAGTCACGGTTACATGTTACATGTAACCGCCTTGAGCGAGCAAAATATTAAAAAATCTACAATCCCAAGCGTCTAATATTGCTGAGTGAAATAAGATGGGCTGTGATGAAAGGTGTCGCTCCTTTTTTGCACATGTCAAGATGTTTCTTCTCACTGAGATGGCTAAGTTTTTCTTCATTAACCGTAAAGAAACCATTGATCGTATGGGTTTTGCCCTCTTCATCGAGAAGATTGGCACTTTGTTCGACTAATAGTCCCCATGATTCTAACTCTTTAATCAAAGCGCTACATGCTTGTAATTCGCCTTGAAAGCGAACGAGAAAGTCCAATGTATTCTTCGTCAAGTCCGTTGGTGTTTTATCCTCTTTAAAGAGCGCACGTTCCTTGTTGGATTCATTTAACGCTTCCAAAGCTTCTTCTTCAATACCTAAAGAAAAGCCTTTTTTATCTTCATTTTGAACCAAAATAAAGGGATAGCGTCTCAAGAAAGCGGGAAGGTATTTGCCTCTTTTAAAGCGACGATTTTCATCCAAGTAGACATTTTTATCGTTAAAGCCAAGAAGTGCAATGGCAAGCCAGTCGCCTTCTTGATTTTTAGTAAACAAAATCGGATAATCTTTACATGCTTCGTAAACTTCTCCAATGCCCAAAGGTACGCTTATCATCGTTTCTAAGTTGGGGTAACTGACTGCGTCATTGACGGCTTTGGTTTGATCTTGTGGTTGGTTGATAATATGCATTGCCATGGTGTTATGTTCCTCTAATGGATAGTAATATGGCGCGTATCATAACATTTTAAGGACAAATTTTCACTTTGATGTGTTGTGAGGAAAAAGCGGTTACACGTTTACATGTAACCGCTTTAGAGTACTAAAATTCGATGAGATTTTGTATTTTTTCAACGATGCTTGGATCTTCAAGCGTTGAAATATCTTGGGTAATCGGCTCTTTTTTCGCAATGGAGCGAAGGATTCTACGCATAATCTTACCACTTCTTGTTTTTGGAAGCCCCGGAACGAAACGAATCGCATCAAGCTTAGCGATATTACCGATCTCTTTCACGATGAGTTTGTTAAGCTCTTGAATCATATAAACTTCTTCACTCATGCTATCGGCACCTTTGATGACGATGTATGCAAAAATACCCTCACCTTTGATAGGATCAGGTCTTCCTACAACAGCAACCTCTGCTACGTTTTCATGGTTACCAAGAACTGCTTCAATCTCTGCTGTTCCAATTCTATGACCTGAAACGTTAATAACATCATCGGTACGCCCTGTAATGATGATATAGCCATCATCATCGTACATCGCTCCATCGCCAGAGAAATAAACAGGCTTACCATCTTTTTTACAATCCCCAAAATAGGACTTAACATAACGCTCAGGATCACCCCAAATGTTACGAATCATCGATGGCCAAGGTTTTGTGATACACAAGAATCCTTTTTCACCTTTTGGTGTTGGATTGCCATGCTCATCCATAATTTCTGCTTTAATCCCAGGAAGTGGGAATGTCGCAGAACCTGGTTTTATCGGCGTAGCCCCAGGAAGTGGCGTAATCATATGCCCACCCGTTTCTGTTTGCCACCATGTATCGACAATCGGACAGTTTCCGCCACCGATTTGCTCATAGTACCACATCCACGCATCAGGATTGATCGGCTCACCCACCGTTCCAAGCACTTTAAGAGAGCTTAAATCATAACGAGATGGCGCGTCAGCACCCTCTTTGTGTAATAAACGAATCGCTGTGGGAGCAGTATAGAACTGATTGACACGATGTTCTTCGATCATGCCCCACCATCTACCCACATCTGGGAATGTAGGAACACCCTCATACATAATGGTCGTTGCACCCATCGCCAAAGGTCCATAAACAATGTACGTATGTCCTGTAATCCAGCCAACATCCGCTGTACACCAAAACGTATCGTTTTCTTTGACATCAAAGACATGTTCCATCGTGTACTGCGCCCAAAGAATATACCCTGCACTACTGTGTTGAACGCCTTTTGGTTTACCCGTACTGCCTGAAGTATAAAGTAAGAAAAGTGGGTCTTCGGAGTCCATCCACTCAGGCTCACAGTACTGAGACTCGTTCATGATGATCTCATTGTAAACATAGTCACGCCCCGGAACGTACTCAATGTCTTCAAAGTTTCGCTGAACGATCAATACTTTTTCACAGCATTCACACCCAACACTGAGCGCTTCATCCACAACGGGCTTTAACATGTAAGGCTTACCACGACGAAATGCACCATCGGCCGTAATAACGAGTTTTGCTTCAGCGTCTTGAACACGATCGCGTAGTGCTTCAGCCGAAAAACCACCAAACACAACCGAATGAATCGCACCAATTTTTGCACACGCTAACATTGCAAATGCCGCTTCAGGGATCATTGGCATATAAAGCACAACACGATCTCCCTTTTTGATGCCAAATTGATTGCGCATCAAATTGGCGAGACGATTGACACGGTAGAAAAGTTGAAGATAGGTAATAATACGGCGTTTGCCGTCCTCACCTTCCCAAATGATCGCTGCTTTGTTTTTACGACTCTTGAGATGACGTCCTAGGCATTGATGCGTAACGTTTAATTTGCCACCTTCGAACCATTTGTAGAACGGAGCATTATCTTCATTTAATACTCTGTCATAAGGCTTAAACCACTCAATTTTTTCACGTGCTAGCTTATCCCAGTATCCTTCAAAATCCTCATCCGCTTGGATACAAAGCTCTTTGTACTCACACATGTTCTTAATTCTGGCTTCTTTGCTTAAAGCTCTACTTGGTTCGAAAAGTTGTGACATGGTTACGATCCTTTTTCATATAATTATTTTATAACGTCTCTTGGGCGAAGCCCAAAAGCCTACGTTGCACTATGCACTAAAGCTTGCCTCTAATGAGGCAGAGATTTAGTTACATTACGGCTTCTTTTAAAAAAAGCCGTAATGTTTTTTAATGGCTTGAAGCGCCTTCTGCTCCAATACCCGTTTGACTTCGAATAAACTGATGATCATATGCAGCTCTCTCGTTTACTGCATCTTCGCTATTATCCATTAAAGAGATAATCCAGATACCGATAAAGGCAATAGCAACTGAGAAAAGTGCTGGGTTACCGTAAGCGTAAATAGCTGTTTTATTTCCTAAAACATCAACCCAAACCGCTTTACTCAAGATAACCAACACAATCGCTGTGAAAAGTCCTAAGCCTCCACCATAAACGGCACCTTTAGTTGTAAGCTTTTTCCAAAACATTGATAAAATAAGAATTGGGAAGTTTGCACTAGCGGCAATCGCAAATGCAAGACCTACCATGAACGCAATGTTCTGTTTCTCAAACGCAATGCCTAAGAAAATCGCTACGATACCAAGAGCAATCGTTGAATACTTAGAAACTCTCATCTCTGTCATCTCATCCACACGACCTCTTGCAAAAACATTGGCATACAGATCATGACTGACCGCACTTGCCCCTGCCAGTGTCAAACCAGAAACAACCGCCAAGATTGTTGCAAAAGCAACCGCTGAGATAAATCCTAAGAAAAGGTCTCCACCAATGGCATGCGCAGAGTGAATCGCTGCCATATTACCGCCACCAATCAGTGTGTTTTTAACAGCATCAAAATATTGCGGATGACCTGTTAATAAAACGATAGCACCAAATCCTATAATGAAGGTTAAAACATAAAAGTAACCTATAAATCCAGTTGCATAAAAGACGGATTTTCGAGCCTCTTTCGCATCACTGACGGTAAAAAATCGCATCAAGATGTGAGGTAGTCCTGCGGTTCCCAACATCAAGGCAATCCCTAAGCTAATCGCTGAAATAGGGTCGCTGACAAGACCTCCTGGGCTCATAATCGCCGCTGATTTTTTCACAGCAACCGCTTGGGAAAAGAGTGTCTCAATACTAAAATCCATTTTGTACATAATCATCACAGCCATAAAGGTTGCACCAGAGAGCAAAAGACCTGCTTTAATAATTTGTACCCATGTGGTTGCCAACATGCCACCAAAGGTAACATATAAGATCATCAAGATGCCCACCATAACGACCGCATACGCATAATCAAGTCCAAATAAAATTTGAATCAACTGACCAGCACCTACCATTTGAGCGATCAAATAAAGTGCCACCGTAGCAAGTGACCCAAAAGCGGCAAGGGTACGAATCGGCGTCTGTTTTAAACGGTACGATGCAACATCCGAAAACGTATATTTACCTAAATTTCGTAGTTGCTCAGCGATTAAGAAAAGAATAATCGGCCAGCCAACCAAAAAGCCTATGGAATAGATCAGTCCATCAAAGCCTTTGGAATATACCAAGCCAGAAATTCCAAGAAAAGATGCTGCAGACATGTAATCACCTGCAATCGCTAAACCATTTTGAAACCCTGTAATGCCTCCACCAGCGGTGTAAAAATCTTTCGCCGTTTTTGTACGTTTTGCTGCCCAGTAAGTAATACCAAGCGTTCCTGCCACAAAGACCAAGAACATGACAATCGCAGACATATTGACTTCACTTTTTCCTGAAACTTCTGCAGCCCCTGAGGCAAAGAGTCCATTGGTTAATGCTAAAAGCAACCATCCCCATTTCATTCCGCACTCCTTGCTTCTTCTTTGATTTGATTGTTTAACTCATCAAATTCGCCATTGGCTCTTTGGATATAAACACCCGTTAAAATAAAAGACAAAATAATAATGCCAAA from Sulfurospirillum diekertiae includes:
- a CDS encoding cation acetate symporter, which gives rise to MKWGWLLLALTNGLFASGAAEVSGKSEVNMSAIVMFLVFVAGTLGITYWAAKRTKTAKDFYTAGGGITGFQNGLAIAGDYMSAASFLGISGLVYSKGFDGLIYSIGFLVGWPIILFLIAEQLRNLGKYTFSDVASYRLKQTPIRTLAAFGSLATVALYLIAQMVGAGQLIQILFGLDYAYAVVMVGILMILYVTFGGMLATTWVQIIKAGLLLSGATFMAVMIMYKMDFSIETLFSQAVAVKKSAAIMSPGGLVSDPISAISLGIALMLGTAGLPHILMRFFTVSDAKEARKSVFYATGFIGYFYVLTFIIGFGAIVLLTGHPQYFDAVKNTLIGGGNMAAIHSAHAIGGDLFLGFISAVAFATILAVVSGLTLAGASAVSHDLYANVFARGRVDEMTEMRVSKYSTIALGIVAIFLGIAFEKQNIAFMVGLAFAIAASANFPILILSMFWKKLTTKGAVYGGGLGLFTAIVLVILSKAVWVDVLGNKTAIYAYGNPALFSVAIAFIGIWIISLMDNSEDAVNERAAYDHQFIRSQTGIGAEGASSH
- a CDS encoding SapC family protein gives rise to the protein MAMHIINQPQDQTKAVNDAVSYPNLETMISVPLGIGEVYEACKDYPILFTKNQEGDWLAIALLGFNDKNVYLDENRRFKRGKYLPAFLRRYPFILVQNEDKKGFSLGIEEEALEALNESNKERALFKEDKTPTDLTKNTLDFLVRFQGELQACSALIKELESWGLLVEQSANLLDEEGKTHTINGFFTVNEEKLSHLSEKKHLDMCKKGATPFITAHLISLSNIRRLGL
- a CDS encoding metal ABC transporter permease, with the protein product MEIFQYTFMLKAFLAGTLIAAIASSLGMFVVVKRFSMLSDALAHISLLGVAIGFLTSIAPNYSSIAFTLLASWVIEYLRQNNKLYSDSILSIFLSGSLALAIIIVSASASFNTSLFDYLFGSIVAIDDTDIMIIVLLGLICTVTLYANFQRFLYIAFDEESAKASGINTKLLNYLLISLVSVVISVSIKIVGALLIGAMMIIPAIIAMQFSQNFKNSVLYAVIISIVSVILGLFISYYASLPSGATIVVLLLFFFMISLVFKRKQY
- the acs gene encoding acetate--CoA ligase, coding for MSQLFEPSRALSKEARIKNMCEYKELCIQADEDFEGYWDKLAREKIEWFKPYDRVLNEDNAPFYKWFEGGKLNVTHQCLGRHLKSRKNKAAIIWEGEDGKRRIITYLQLFYRVNRLANLMRNQFGIKKGDRVVLYMPMIPEAAFAMLACAKIGAIHSVVFGGFSAEALRDRVQDAEAKLVITADGAFRRGKPYMLKPVVDEALSVGCECCEKVLIVQRNFEDIEYVPGRDYVYNEIIMNESQYCEPEWMDSEDPLFLLYTSGSTGKPKGVQHSSAGYILWAQYTMEHVFDVKENDTFWCTADVGWITGHTYIVYGPLAMGATTIMYEGVPTFPDVGRWWGMIEEHRVNQFYTAPTAIRLLHKEGADAPSRYDLSSLKVLGTVGEPINPDAWMWYYEQIGGGNCPIVDTWWQTETGGHMITPLPGATPIKPGSATFPLPGIKAEIMDEHGNPTPKGEKGFLCITKPWPSMIRNIWGDPERYVKSYFGDCKKDGKPVYFSGDGAMYDDDGYIIITGRTDDVINVSGHRIGTAEIEAVLGNHENVAEVAVVGRPDPIKGEGIFAYIVIKGADSMSEEVYMIQELNKLIVKEIGNIAKLDAIRFVPGLPKTRSGKIMRRILRSIAKKEPITQDISTLEDPSIVEKIQNLIEF
- a CDS encoding metal ABC transporter substrate-binding protein, which translates into the protein MLKKFALAAALSSVMFADVSVTTTIFPLYDVVKTIGGDKVKLTNLVPFGVEAHEFEPKAKDIAALSKSDFFIISSPVFETWSTKVISSLKIQDKTIDMSQKVKLIELKHSEHEHAHKESYDPHYWLSIDNYMNVAKEVATLLSTKDPENAKLYEANLATYLAKLEALKTDYEVLKSCKNKKVIVNHDAFEYLAHEYGITQYSITGMTPETKPSPKQIAQLIDLTKKEKITTVFFEEFASDKVAKSIAKEANVKTDALRPVENITVAESKKGIGYIDIMKENLIKLHDAMDCQ